AGTAGTATTCAGTTGTATTGTGATTTTGATTATCAATTTTGTAATCACTCAACTTATGCTAGCATGATAAAAGTTGAAAAAATAAACAAGTCCTTTGGCGACAAACACGTTTTACAAGACGTTTCTTTTTCATTTGAAGCGGGTAAAACTAATTTGGTTATTGGTGCTAGCGGCTCTGGAAAAACTACATTGATTAAGTGTATGGTAGGGCTACATACCCCTGATTCTGGTAATATTATTTTTGACGGTGCTTCATTTGAAGAGTTAGATAAAAAAGACAAGAGAGAGCTTAGACAACAAATTGGCATGCTGTTTCAAGGCGGAGCTTTATTTGATTATCTAACTGTTGAGCAAAATATTGCATTTCCTCTAAATATGTTTACTGGCATGAGCGAGGAGGAGAAGAGAGATAGAGTAAATTTTTGTTTAAACAGAGTAAACCTTAATAATGTAAACAATCTTTTTCCAGCAGAGTTAAGTGGGGGAATGATTAAACGTGTGGCTATTGCTCGGGCAATTTCTATGAATCCTAAGTATTTATTTTGCGATGAGCCTAATTCAGGATTAGACCCTCAAACATCTATCATAATTGATAATCTTATTCATGAAATCACACAAGAATATAATATTACTACTGTGGTAAATACTCACGATATGAATTCAGTTGTTGAAATAGGCGATAATATTGCCTTTATCAATAAGGGGAAATTAGCTTGGCATGGCGATAAAGACTCAATCATTACTTCAGATAGTCCTGAGTTGAATGATTTTGTTTTTGCTTCTCAACTTTTCAAAAAATTAAAGCAATAAAAAAAGAGAGACTGTAAAGCCTCTCTTCTTAAATATTACATCTTTTAGTATTATTTGATAATAATTTTTCCTGTATTTGAGATGGAATTGTTTTCCAATAAGTCAACGATATATACGCCTTTTTTCAAGTGTTGAAGATTTAAATCTATACTTCCAGAAGAATTAGAATTTATATAATCTTGATGCACTATTTGCCCAAGAACATTTTTGATAACTACATCTAGATTATTTGCCGGTTGATTCTTTAAAGAAATATTAAACATACCATTATTAGGATTCGGATATATTGAAAACTCAAACTTATCTTCTTCCTCTATTCCAATAGGCCCTGCTACATTTGGATCTAAATTCATTCTAACCATTGGTATTGATAGATAAATACCATCACTTGGAGGTGTACTACCAGTTCCCGAATATCCATTATAAATTCTCCAGCCATAACTTCCGTTTATTGAGCTTGAAGCACCAATTCGAGTAGTGTCTGAGAGCGTACCATCACCTCCAACTGTTACTAGGTATTCATTTCCAGCATCAAGAGAAACTGGATTGGCAAACTTTACACTTTGCCAACTATCTAACGAGGGGATGCTTAGTCTATTTGATTCTGCAATAAAGTTAGCTGTTCCATTATCTACTAAGTAAACTTTGGCTTGAATTTTACCATTAGGGTCGCTATTCTGTGAAATAAAAACATCAACCGCATAGAGTGTTGTGTTTTCTTTGATACTAAAAGTATTTCCATGTTCGATAGTGGGTTGACCACCAGTAGCAGAGACAAGACTGAAAATTATACTTTCTTCATCAATATCTCTAGCGAAAATATAATCTGTAATTTTAAAATCTAAGGTTTGAGCATCTGTTGTCGTACTATCAGATTCTGAGGTAAAACTAATTTGATAATCACCTATAGATGTTGCATTAAAGTAGTTGTTTCCAAAAAATGTATCTCTTTCTAGAGAAGAAAGGTTTTTTGCCCAACTTTGCGTTTCGAATTGTTCTGATAAAATCTCAACTTTAAGTCTAGTTGAATCTTGTTGGTTATTACCTATATTTCTAATAATCTGTCTAAAGTAAAAACCATTACCTTGTTGTGACAAAGGTATTTGTGAGTATGTTGAAGCGTAAGTGTTACCTTCAATATATTGATTTATTGTCTGTAATGATAATTCATTATCTTTTAATTCACCAACAACAATATTGTCTATGGCAAATCCAGTCGCCCATTTGTTATCATCTGACCAAACAAAACGAATCGATACAGAATCGGTATTATTTAAAGCAGATAGACTAAAAATACCTTCTTGCCATGCGTCTCCATCCGGCAAGTTTCCAGAGATGTTTGTCCAACTTCCTG
The window above is part of the Flavobacteriales bacterium genome. Proteins encoded here:
- a CDS encoding T9SS type A sorting domain-containing protein, producing the protein MKKTLLLLFVFSSYLLVAQNQLRFNQETKNDLNKHIIKIAKSISQSEIDCSDTTYLYCEDFESVSSPALPSNITTSSLETGYNVNVNSTNQQVSGFYTGDSDDANVGGYWPVTGHTQFAMTNDDACKPNGTTPNANNNCDLSFEVLELPLLDFTNQNDVFLIFDYYHDKNYGGGDAYVEYKIGSGSWTNISGNLPDGDAWQEGIFSLSALNNTDSVSIRFVWSDDNKWATGFAIDNIVVGELKDNELSLQTINQYIEGNTYASTYSQIPLSQQGNGFYFRQIIRNIGNNQQDSTRLKVEILSEQFETQSWAKNLSSLERDTFFGNNYFNATSIGDYQISFTSESDSTTTDAQTLDFKITDYIFARDIDEESIIFSLVSATGGQPTIEHGNTFSIKENTTLYAVDVFISQNSDPNGKIQAKVYLVDNGTANFIAESNRLSIPSLDSWQSVKFANPVSLDAGNEYLVTVGGDGTLSDTTRIGASSSINGSYGWRIYNGYSGTGSTPPSDGIYLSIPMVRMNLDPNVAGPIGIEEEDKFEFSIYPNPNNGMFNISLKNQPANNLDVVIKNVLGQIVHQDYINSNSSGSIDLNLQHLKKGVYIVDLLENNSISNTGKIIIK
- a CDS encoding ATP-binding cassette domain-containing protein, whose product is MIKVEKINKSFGDKHVLQDVSFSFEAGKTNLVIGASGSGKTTLIKCMVGLHTPDSGNIIFDGASFEELDKKDKRELRQQIGMLFQGGALFDYLTVEQNIAFPLNMFTGMSEEEKRDRVNFCLNRVNLNNVNNLFPAELSGGMIKRVAIARAISMNPKYLFCDEPNSGLDPQTSIIIDNLIHEITQEYNITTVVNTHDMNSVVEIGDNIAFINKGKLAWHGDKDSIITSDSPELNDFVFASQLFKKLKQ